The following are encoded together in the Bradyrhizobium sp. CCGUVB1N3 genome:
- a CDS encoding YqaJ viral recombinase family protein: MTTIAANGAEAPRPIIKFNPYDRRAFIGGSDARIIMGDDQDELIRLWREKRGEIAPQDFAHNLIVQLGTVTEELNRSWYQHASGQTVKDVQKRLRHPVHGWMAATLDGLVQETGAVFEAKFMLPWGFTEEAAAEKHMAQLQHNMWVIAARSAVLSVITGGGKWVEITVHADPLYQHLLLTAEKKFWRCVQSGEPPLLFSIEPPRPRLAAVKVVDMTASNLWAECAATYLRTREAHGEHELAKAELKKLLPDDAKEAFGHGIRAKRSKAGAVSFDPVEMESVNAPGQ; this comes from the coding sequence GTGACCACGATTGCAGCCAATGGCGCCGAGGCGCCCCGTCCCATCATCAAGTTCAACCCGTACGACCGCCGCGCCTTTATTGGCGGCTCGGATGCCCGCATCATCATGGGCGATGACCAGGACGAGCTCATTCGCCTATGGCGCGAAAAGCGCGGCGAGATCGCGCCGCAAGATTTTGCCCACAACCTGATCGTTCAGCTCGGGACCGTCACGGAAGAGCTCAACCGGAGCTGGTATCAGCACGCCTCCGGCCAGACCGTCAAAGACGTTCAAAAGCGCCTTCGCCATCCCGTGCATGGCTGGATGGCCGCAACCCTCGACGGCCTCGTCCAAGAGACCGGCGCGGTGTTTGAAGCCAAGTTCATGCTGCCCTGGGGCTTTACCGAAGAGGCCGCCGCCGAAAAGCACATGGCGCAGCTGCAGCACAACATGTGGGTGATCGCCGCCCGCTCGGCAGTGCTCTCGGTGATTACCGGTGGGGGCAAATGGGTCGAGATCACCGTGCATGCCGACCCGCTCTATCAGCACCTCTTGCTGACCGCGGAAAAGAAGTTCTGGCGCTGCGTGCAGAGTGGCGAGCCGCCGCTCCTGTTCAGCATCGAGCCGCCGCGGCCGCGCCTCGCCGCCGTCAAGGTCGTTGACATGACCGCCTCCAATCTGTGGGCCGAGTGCGCGGCGACCTATCTGCGCACCCGGGAGGCCCATGGCGAGCACGAACTGGCCAAGGCGGAGCTTAAGAAGCTGCTGCCCGATGACGCCAAGGAAGCGTTCGGCCACGGCATCCGCGCCAAGCGCTCCAAGGCCGGCGCGGTCAGTTTTGATCCGGTTGAGATGGAGAGCGTCAATGCACCAGGCCAGTGA
- the terL gene encoding phage terminase large subunit, producing the protein MSDLVAALIRRDLRYFTQKAFYTVFPGTEYLPNWHIDAVVYQLMRISAGECRRLIISQPPRSLKSLSVSVAFPAWVLGHDPSRRIIVVSYSSELAAELHRQFRMVIDSAWYRTLFPAMRPVKDTGSELVTTAGGSRYATTIGGTLTGRGADLIVIDDPLKAEEAMSELARKRVSDWYGGTLVSRLNDKENGPIVLVMQRLHEDDLAGHLLQLGGWHHLDLPAIAVEDSEIPIGKNRRFRRRTGDLLHPRRENKLVLDRIKAETGSLQFSAQYQQRPVPLEGNLIKREWFSWYEQLPAAGASDCVVQSWDTAMMTGNGNDYSVCTTWRVIKKDYYLLEVCRVRQQYPDLRRTVIGLAAKHKADAVLIEDAGPGMMMLQDLQRDTPDGMPRPIGIKPEGSKVDRTAAQSFRIEAGQVHLPANAAWLDHYLLELLAFPHGKHDDQVDSTSQFLKWVGNHPMFDDIELNVISVGREDYGYGYP; encoded by the coding sequence ATGAGCGACCTCGTCGCCGCGTTGATCCGACGCGACTTGCGTTACTTTACCCAAAAAGCCTTCTACACGGTCTTTCCGGGCACCGAGTATCTTCCGAACTGGCACATTGACGCAGTCGTTTACCAGCTTATGCGGATCAGCGCCGGCGAATGCCGGCGCCTCATCATCAGCCAGCCGCCCCGTTCGTTAAAATCGCTGTCGGTGTCGGTCGCTTTTCCCGCCTGGGTGTTGGGCCACGATCCGAGCCGCCGAATCATTGTGGTCAGTTATTCCAGCGAACTTGCCGCGGAACTACACCGCCAGTTCAGGATGGTGATTGATTCGGCGTGGTATCGAACCCTGTTTCCGGCCATGCGCCCGGTCAAGGACACCGGCTCCGAACTCGTGACCACCGCCGGAGGCAGTCGTTACGCCACCACGATTGGGGGGACTCTAACCGGTCGCGGGGCCGATCTGATCGTCATTGACGATCCACTTAAGGCAGAGGAAGCAATGTCGGAGCTGGCGCGCAAACGCGTGAGCGACTGGTATGGCGGGACGCTGGTCTCGCGATTGAACGACAAGGAAAACGGCCCGATCGTACTCGTCATGCAGCGCCTGCATGAAGACGATCTCGCCGGCCATCTGTTGCAGCTGGGTGGCTGGCACCACCTCGATCTCCCAGCCATCGCGGTTGAAGACAGCGAAATTCCGATCGGAAAAAATCGCCGATTCCGCCGCCGCACCGGCGACCTGCTGCATCCCCGACGCGAAAACAAGCTCGTGCTCGATCGTATCAAAGCCGAGACCGGCAGCCTGCAATTTTCGGCGCAATACCAGCAGCGGCCTGTTCCACTCGAAGGCAATCTGATCAAGCGAGAGTGGTTTAGCTGGTACGAGCAGCTGCCGGCCGCCGGCGCATCAGACTGTGTCGTCCAAAGCTGGGACACCGCCATGATGACCGGAAACGGCAACGACTATTCGGTCTGTACCACCTGGCGCGTCATCAAGAAGGATTACTATCTGCTCGAGGTGTGCAGGGTTCGGCAACAATATCCCGACCTCAGGCGGACCGTGATCGGGCTGGCGGCAAAACATAAGGCGGACGCGGTTTTGATCGAGGATGCCGGTCCCGGCATGATGATGCTGCAGGACCTGCAACGTGATACGCCGGACGGCATGCCGCGTCCGATTGGCATCAAGCCGGAAGGCAGCAAGGTCGATCGCACGGCTGCACAATCCTTCCGGATTGAAGCCGGACAAGTGCATCTGCCGGCAAACGCAGCCTGGCTCGACCACTATCTGCTGGAACTGCTAGCGTTTCCGCACGGCAAACACGACGACCAGGTTGACAGCACGTCGCAATTTCTGAAGTGGGTGGGCAATCATCCGATGTTCGATGACATCGAGCTCAACGTCATTTCGGTCGGCCGCGAGGACTATGGTTATGGCTACCCATAA
- a CDS encoding DNA methyltransferase — protein sequence MQSKSQTNGCPLRHDLTPILVRIDELKRLGRETRRHPKAQIGKLAANLQEFGVTLPILIDQHGGVIGGWAVIAAAQQLGLDEIPAIKLVDLTEPQARRLRLAHNRLAQDASWDPRELQLELSEILAIDAQVDLQLTGFSAGEIDMLLAGADDQEDDVPTAEPGPPVSTPGDTLLGPHWIHCGDALQAESYRKLMGDERARMVFADPPYNCKISGHVSGRGQVKHGDFAMASGEMAPPEYEAFLTSVFTQMCDCAVDGSLHFIFSDWRVMGELLSAGRAIYTELKNLCIWNKSNAGMGSLYRSQHELVFVYKFGAASHINNIALGRHGRNRTNVWNYVSQSALSGTSKSKLALHPTVKPVALIADAIRDCTNEHDIVLDPFGGAGTTLIAAERTRRRARLIEIDTRYVDVTIRRWQHVTGKAAVHAETGEKFDQRVHRSRGERS from the coding sequence TTGCAGAGCAAGTCGCAGACAAATGGGTGTCCGCTTCGGCACGACCTCACACCAATTTTGGTCCGGATCGACGAGCTGAAGCGGCTCGGCCGTGAGACGCGGCGTCACCCCAAGGCGCAGATCGGTAAACTCGCGGCAAATCTGCAAGAGTTCGGCGTCACGCTGCCCATCCTCATCGACCAGCACGGCGGGGTGATCGGCGGTTGGGCGGTCATAGCGGCGGCCCAGCAACTGGGGCTCGATGAGATTCCCGCTATCAAACTGGTCGATCTCACCGAACCACAGGCGCGCCGGCTTCGGCTCGCCCACAACCGATTGGCCCAGGACGCCAGCTGGGATCCGCGTGAGCTGCAGCTCGAGCTGTCAGAAATCCTGGCAATCGACGCACAAGTCGACCTGCAACTGACCGGATTTTCGGCCGGCGAAATCGACATGCTTCTCGCCGGCGCCGACGATCAAGAGGATGACGTGCCGACCGCGGAGCCGGGGCCACCTGTCAGCACACCAGGCGACACCCTCCTAGGTCCACATTGGATCCATTGCGGCGATGCGCTTCAGGCAGAGAGCTACCGCAAGCTCATGGGCGATGAACGGGCCAGGATGGTTTTTGCGGACCCGCCTTACAACTGCAAGATCAGTGGGCATGTATCCGGTCGAGGCCAAGTCAAACACGGTGACTTTGCGATGGCCAGCGGCGAGATGGCCCCGCCAGAATATGAAGCGTTTTTGACCAGCGTCTTCACCCAAATGTGCGACTGCGCTGTCGATGGCTCGCTGCATTTCATTTTCTCGGATTGGCGCGTCATGGGCGAGCTGCTCAGTGCCGGACGAGCGATCTACACCGAGCTCAAAAACCTCTGCATTTGGAACAAGAGCAATGCCGGCATGGGCTCGCTGTACCGCTCGCAGCATGAGCTGGTGTTCGTCTACAAGTTCGGCGCCGCGTCGCATATCAACAACATCGCGCTCGGCCGCCATGGACGCAACCGGACCAATGTCTGGAATTATGTCAGTCAGAGCGCGCTGAGCGGAACGTCGAAAAGCAAGCTCGCCCTGCACCCGACCGTCAAGCCGGTCGCGCTCATCGCCGACGCGATCCGCGATTGCACCAACGAGCACGACATCGTGCTCGATCCGTTCGGGGGCGCCGGAACGACGCTCATCGCCGCGGAGCGGACCCGCCGTCGGGCGCGGCTGATTGAAATCGATACGCGCTACGTGGATGTCACCATTCGCCGCTGGCAGCATGTCACGGGCAAGGCCGCGGTCCACGCCGAGACCGGCGAAAAATTTGACCAGCGGGTGCACCGTAGCCGTGGAGAGCGCTCGTGA
- a CDS encoding DUF5681 domain-containing protein yields MSHKSGKGAGYGKPPLHTRFKPGQSGNPRGRPKGSLNFATDLKNTLSSPITLNEGGKSRRVTTQKAALLRLREQALKGNVKALDKLLSYAMAMSGGAAEDSAKSPSVEDQAILDAFRAQILAEARDDEEEGGP; encoded by the coding sequence GTGAGTCACAAATCCGGTAAGGGCGCCGGCTACGGCAAACCTCCCCTGCACACCCGCTTCAAACCGGGCCAATCCGGCAATCCCCGCGGTCGCCCGAAGGGAAGCTTGAATTTCGCCACCGACCTGAAAAACACCCTCTCATCCCCCATCACCCTGAACGAGGGCGGAAAATCACGGCGCGTCACCACGCAAAAGGCGGCCTTGCTGCGCCTCAGAGAACAAGCGCTCAAGGGCAACGTCAAGGCGCTCGATAAACTGCTCTCCTACGCGATGGCGATGAGCGGCGGCGCCGCGGAGGACAGCGCGAAGAGCCCCTCGGTTGAAGATCAGGCGATCCTCGACGCGTTTCGCGCGCAGATTCTGGCGGAGGCCCGCGACGATGAAGAGGAAGGTGGCCCATGA